From a single Drosophila sulfurigaster albostrigata strain 15112-1811.04 chromosome 3, ASM2355843v2, whole genome shotgun sequence genomic region:
- the LOC133844044 gene encoding formin-J-like → MATETFLDLAYERAKSTKRPLRPKLLKLTDVATPHRSRKKTKVKSKDRSTTVRDRIYDDPAYTEDISHLANPLRRSSISGKSSSQLTGAEPMPSSSSLGKRSQLTKDFLKYAVNKPLKTSNNSSSNAAAINVDYDFESSSSDNEPPEPLKEASITRRVLSLERSLAAACEKNEKKSLSAQKRSSKQKRNLSLDNSRKAAQSQQQQSTESSARSRKELSRSNRSSKQQQQQQYLEATEQDDDRYSLRSSAQNSAATMPVETAAKLPIGRRFLRGEIGIKSFNYYLLKEGLKSSKKLDKQRSAGDASQTTSNKGSGSHSNSSSNVKQLHTRSEENIYEEIFFKETAASSKQDNNSLSEQQQLTAAVAAVQSDEEQHHHQQQQQHQQQQQCLSDASAGGVYADCELCMQQCSKENCKYCLPANVAQQQQQQQQQQLTENVQHVEQTSAAAAAASAGGLPAAHILEFQSYNPNNPGVYKIETTPVAITGEYNPILQFQQSSATTSTSATTTPSEQQLHHQLQQQHHHQQQQQQQQQQQQLYNSFYQQQAPHKTYGQHYAVGGSLLLAQLPPRRQQQQQQQQQHHSQQQQPGYIVSYQNGSGSASVHRLNTKSSSSSDSLPYHKYNTMARLEANVYAAPGTGDLYYAIGAQPLHPLMYAASRPIGGSQILVDQFESPQMYKSDSRASILSEFSLRSSDNSQRYTHRYPHRSSLFSTHGNAHQRRYFGSTESCRIGYDCRRCSLDGGVMAAATAGMGVANGLPGEKCSYSDNCRNYECRNCDCSSSYFSSDFDDIYGSMARGGSSGIPRKTAAGTLPSSGPAEPADYEQASAPLLPQPAPQMDLKQNKYAMDFFKHVNDVKRSIYQSEMQRNNSLESTRRINRTGNSNSYNTNSNNPKASPKRSVSQPQESTLVVTTLPLSKGRSSTATATATTLKPTPAPRTSLQQQQPQTAAEDATPTPSKRQPQPTERREYPSLDRLVASTTGAIPKRQSRAEDEPKSNSSKSKSKHKEERRERSAPATAAASTTAATGAATAATNETATATGTAGKRHHRSNSGKSHGNSSNPLPNQRRKDIPAPPPPSPATYSDLQELKANMEGLQDDTKSQSRSLESETSETPTTTTLAAKLQPPALPATLPEPTTATTAAVATALAATPEMPVKCSATMAPKSATEAEDDDVFYDARSEDSAGAQSVVSTTATVAATAATVTATATVTTEAISQPRQQSKVCMTL, encoded by the exons ATGGCAACGGAAACCTTTTTGGATCTGGCTTATGAGCGTGCCAAATCGACGAAACGTCCCCTGAGACCGAAGCTGCTTAAGCTAACGGATGTTGCCACCCCGCATCGCAGTCGCAAGAAAACGAAAGTGAAG TCCAAGGACCGCTCGACAACGGTGCGTGACCGCATCTATGATGATCCCGCCTACACCGAGGACATCAGTCACCTGGCCAACCCCTTGCGACGCAGCAGCATCTCGGGGAAATCGTCGTCGCAGCTCACAGGTGCGGAGCCAATGCCCAGCAGCAGTTCTCTGGGCAAACGCAGTCAGTTGACCAAAGACTTTCTTAAATATGCCGTCAATAAACCGCTCAAAACgagcaacaatagcagcagcaatgcaGCTGCAATTAATGTGGACTATGACTTTGAGTCGAGCAGCTCGGACAATGAGCCGCCGGAGCCGTTGAAGGAGGCGAGCATCACGCGTCGCGTGCTGAGCCTGGAGCGAAGTTTGGCTGCGGCGTGTGAGAAGAACGAGAAGAAGTCGTTGTCGGCACAGAAACGCAGCTCGAAACAGAAACGCAATCTGAGTTTGGACAACAGCCGCAAGGCTGCAcaatcgcaacaacaacaatccacCGAGTCTTCTGCTCGCAGTCGCAAGGAATTGTCGCGCAGCAATCGCAGCagtaagcaacaacaacaacaacaatatctgGAGGCAACCGAACAGGATGATGATAGATATTCGTTGCGCAGCTCGGCGCAGAATTCGGCAGCCACAATGCCCGTGGAGACGGCAGCCAAGCTGCCAATTGGACGGCGATTTCTGCGTGGCGAAATTGGTATCAAAAGCTTTAACTATTATCTGTTGAAAGAGGGCTTAAAGAGCTCCAAGAAGCTGGACAAACAGCGCAGTGCAGGCGACGCATCGCAGACAACGAGCAACAAaggcagcggcagccacagcaacagcagcagcaatgtgaAGCAGTTGCATACGCGAAGCGAGGAGAATATTTATGAGGAGATATTCTTTAAGGAGACAGCAGCCAGTAGCAAGCAGGACAACAATAGTCTgtcagagcaacaacaactaacagcagcagttgctgcgGTGCAATCTGATGAGGAGCAACatcaccaccaacaacaacaacaacatcaacagcagcaacaatgctTAAGCGATGCCTCTGCTGGTGGCGTCTATGCGGATTGTGAGCTGTGCATGCAGCAATGCAGCAAAGAGAATTGCAAGTATTGTTTGCCCGCAAACGtagcccagcagcagcagcaacaacaacagcaacaactgacaGAAAATGTGCAGCACGTGGAGCAAACGagcgccgcagcagcagcagcatcagcaggtGGTTTACCTGCTGCGCACATACTCGAGTTTCAATCGTACAATCCCAACAATCCGGGTGTctataaaattgaaacaacaCCCGTGGCCATCACTGGTGAATACAATCCCATATTGCAATTCCAGCAATCGTCGGCGACAACTTCCACCTCGGCCACGACCACGCCCagcgagcagcagctgcaccaccaactacaacagcaacatcaccaccagcaacagcaacaacaacagcagcagcagcaacagctttaCAACAGCTTCTATCAGCAGCAGGCGCCGCACAAGACTTATGGTCAGCATTATGCGGTGGGTGGCAGCCTGTTGCTAGCGCAGCTGCCAccacgacgacaacaacaacagcagcaacagcagcaacatcatagccaacaacagcaaccggGTTACATTGTGAGCTATCAGAATGGCTCGGGCAGCGCTTCAGTGCATCGCCTGAATACAAAATCATCCTCGTCCAGCGATTCGCTGCCCTATCACAAATACAACACAATGGCTCGCCTCGAGGCGAATGTTTATGCTGCTCCCGGCACTGGAGATCTTTACTATGCCATTGGTGCTCAGCCGTTGCATCCGCTGATGTATGCCGCCAGTCGTCCGATTGGTGGCTCTCAGATACTCGTGGATCAATTCGAATCTCCGCAGATGTATAAAAGCGATTCACGTGCTTCGATACTGAGTGAATTTTCGCTGAGAAGCAGCGATAATTCGCAGCGTTATACGCATCGCTATCCGCATCGCTCGAGTTTGTTTTCGACCCACGGCAATGCGCATCAGCGACGCTACTTTGGCAGCACTGAGAGCTGTCGCATTGGCTATGATTGTCGTCGTTGCAGTTTGGATGGCGGAGTGAtggctgctgccactgctggcATGGGCGTGGCCAATGGTTTGCCTGGGGAGAAGTGCAGCTACTCGGACAATTGTCGCAACTATGAGTGTCGCAATTGTGATTGCTCTTCGAGCTATTTTAGCTCTGACTTTGATGACATCTATGGATCAATGGCACGTGGCGGCAGCAGCGGAATTCCACGCAAAACAGCAGCTGGCACTTTGCCATCGAGTGGACCCGCTGAGCCAGCGGATTACGAGCAGGCTTCGGCTCCTTTACTACCACAGCCAGCGCCACAAATGGATCTGAAGCAGAACAAGTATGCGATGGACTTTTTCAAGCATGTGAACGATGTGAAGCGCAGCATTTATCAATCGGAGATGCAGCGCAACAACAGCTTGGAATCAACGCGTCGCATCAATCGCacgggcaacagcaacagctataacaccaacagcaacaatcccAAGGCAAGTCCCAAGCGTTCGGTATCGCAGCCGCAGGAGTCAACCCTGGTGGTAACAACGTTGCCGCTGAGCAAAGGACGTAGCTCgacggcaactgcaacagcaacaaccctAAAGCCAACGCCAGCGCCACGCACAAgtctgcaacaacagcaaccacaaacGGCAGCTGAagatgccacgcccacgcccagcAAGCGCCAGCCGCAGCCCACCGAGCGGCGAGAGTATCCATCGCTAGATCGTCTCGTGGCTTCCACCACAGGAGCAATACCCAAGCGTCAAAGTCGCGCCGAAGATGAGcccaagagcaacagcagtaaaAGCAAGTCCAAGCACAAGGAAGAGCGTCGCGAACGCAGTGCGCCAGCCACAGCTGCAGCATCGACTACAGCAGCAAccggagcagcaacagcagcaaccaacgagacagcaacagcaactggcaCAGCTGGCAAGCGACATCATCGCTCGAACAGTGGCAAATCGCATGGCAACTCGAGCAATCCGTTGCCAAATCAACGACGCAAGGACATTCCagcgccgccgccgccatcgCCGGCCACCTACTCGGATCTGCAGGAGCTGAAGGCCAACATGGAGGGACTGCAGGACGACACCAAATCGCAGTCGCGTTCACTCGAAAGCGAGACGAGCGAAACGCCCACAACGACAACGCTGGCTGCCAAGTTGCAGCCGCCTGCACTTCCTGCAACGCTGCCagaaccaacaacagcaacaacagcagcagtagcaactgCATTAGCTGCAACGCCGGAAATGCCAGTCAAGTGCAGTGCAACAATGGCGCCCAAAAGTGCAACGGAAGCGGAAGACGACGACGTGTTCTACGATGCGCGCAGCGAGGACTCGGCTGGCGCTCAAAGTGTCGTctccacaacagcaacagtagcagctacagcagcaacagtaacagccaCAGCTACAGTAACAACTGAAGCCATTAGTCAGCCAAGACAACAGAGCAAGGTATGCATGACACTGTAA